Below is a window of Pseudarthrobacter equi DNA.
AGTCCGGATCCCTCCTGATGAACATGGTCCTCGGCAACGGGGCACGCCTCTACGTGGACCATGCGCACCCCGAGTATTCCAGCCCCGAGGTCACGAACCCCCGGGACGCCGTGGCATGGGACGCTGCGGGGGACCTTGTGCGCTGTGGCGCAGCGGTCCGCCGGCTCGCCGCTGACCCGGACCTGCCGCCCGTGAATCTTTACAAGAACAATACGGACAACAAATCGGTGTCCTACGGGTCCCACGAGAACTACCTCATGCCACGCTCGGTTCCCTTCGCCGACATTGTCCGGGGACTGACGCCCTTCTTCGTGAGCCGCCAGGCTGTGTGCGGCGCCGGACGCCTGGGCATTGGCCAGGACAGTTCGACAGCGGGTTACCAGATCAGCCAGCGCGCGGACTTCTTCGAGGCCGAGGTGGGGCTGGAAACAACCATCCGCAGGCCGATCATCAACACCCGGGATGAACCGCACGCCACGGCGGACAAGTACCGGCGGCTCCACGTGATCATTGGCGACGCCAACCTCAGCCAGGTCTCCAACTACCTCAAGTTCGGAACCACGGCAATGGTGCTGAGCCTCATTGAGGCCGGGCTGGCACCGAAGGTCGAAGTCCACGAGCCCGTGCGGGCGCTGCAGGCAATCAGCCACGACACGTCCCTGACTGCCACCGTGCGCCTGGCGGACGGCCGCCGGGTCACCGCCCTCGATTTGCAGTGGATGTACCACGAAGCGGCCGCCAAGCTGGCCCAGGAAACCGGCGTGGGCGACGCCGTGGATGGTGACGGCCATACCCACGAGGTCCTTGAGCGCTGGGCTGAAGTCCTCACGCAGTTGGACAGCAACCGGGCCGCCGCGGCGTCCTCGGTGGAATGGCTCGCCAAGCTTTCGCTCCTGGACGGCTACCGTCAGCGTGATGGCCTGGAATGGGATGATGCCCGGTTGGGGCTGGTGGATCTCCAGTGGGCCGATATCCGTCCGGAGAAGGGCCTCTACTACCGGATGCTGGCACGGAACCGGATGCAGCGCGTGGTGGAGGACGCCGCCATCTCGGCAGCGGTGGGGCAACCGCCCGCTGACACCCGGGCGTTCTTCCGCGGCAAGTGCATCAGCAGCTTCGGCAAGGATGTAGTGGGGGCCAGCTGGGACTCCGTCATCTTCGATGTCCCGGGCTACGGGCGGCTGCAGCGGGTGCCCACCCGCGAGCCCCTTCGCGGTACAAAGGCGCTGACGGGGGCCCTGTTTGAGCGCTACCGCGAGGCCGGTCCGTTCCTCGGTGAACTGCTGGGACACAACACCGCTCCGCCTGCGGCATAAACCGCACGGGACGCCCCGGGGCGTGGCAGGATGGGCATATATTGGTGGATCGGCCGGATCCGCCGGCAACAAGAGGGAAGGGATAGCAATGGCAGGCCAGGAGCAGCAGCAGCCGCAATCACGCGACAGCCAGGTCGACGAAGACATTCCCGAGGCACCGCCCGCACCCCCGGAGGCGCAGGCCTCGGCATCGACCGAAGGCGTGGACGACCTGCTCGACGAAATCGACGGCGTCCTTGAATCGAACGCCGAGGAATTCGTCCGGGCTTTCGTCCAAAAGGGCGGCCAGTAACCCGGACCCCGGATGGTGGCGGAAGCCGCGGACGGCCGGAATCTGTACCGACGTTGAACACCACGTTTTAGGAGTGCATGAGTGCAGGAATCAACCGCCAACAAGGTAGCCGCGAACGCCACCTCGTCATTCACCGAACACCTTCAGCGCGACCGGCCGGAGCTTCTGCCGTTCAACCGCCCAGGGCAGGGCGGCGCTACGGCTGCCGCCCCGCCCCAGGTGCCCCATGCCACCACTATCGTTGCCATGAGCTACAGCGGCGGCGTGCTGATGGCGGGGGACCGGCGGGCCACCATGGGCAACGTCATTGCCAGCAGGCACATCGAGAAAGTGTTCCCGGCTGACCGGTACTCCGTCCTGGGCATCGCCGGCACCGCGGGCATCGCCATTGACCTGACGCGGCTGTTCCAGGTGGAACTGGAACATTACGAAAAAATCGAGGGAACCCTCCTCAGCCTTGAAGGTAAGGCGAACAGGCTGGGAGCCATGATCCGCGGGAACCTTCCCCTGGCCCTGCAGGGTTTGGCTGTAGTACCCCTTTTCGCCGGCTTCGACACCAGCGCCGGTGTCGGCAGGCTGTTCTCGTACGACGTCACCGGGGGCCGGTACGAAGAACACGAACACCACACGGTGGGTTCCGGGTCGGTCTTCGCCCGTGGAGCCCTCAAGAAACTTTGGCGCCCCAACCTCTCCGCAGAGGAAGCCGTCTCAGTCGCCATCGAGGCTTTATTCGACGCCGCAGATGACGACTCCGCCACGGGAGGCCCGGATACCGTGCGCAGGCTCTGGCCTGTGGTGTACACGGTGGACAGCACCGGCACCCGCCGCGTGGCAGAGGAACAACTCGCCGCGGCCTCACTGAGCGTCATCGAGGCCCGCACCGTTGCCGGACGGGAGGCCTGATATGACGCAGCAGTTCTATGTCTCTCCCGAACAGCTGATGAAGGACCGTGCGGACTTCGCACGGAAGGGCATCGCGCGCGGAAAGTCAGTGGTGGTGATCAGCTGCGAAGACGGCATCGCCCTGGTGGCCGAAAACCCCTCTCCCTCACTCCACAAAATCGGTGAGATCTACGACAAGATCGCCTTCGCCGCCGTCGGCAAATATAACGAGTTCGAAAGCCTGCGCCAGGCCGGAGTGCGCTATGCGGACGTTCGCGGCTACTCGTACGACCGCGAGGATGTCACCGCCCGCGGACTTGCCAGCGTGTACGCCCAAAGCCTTGGCGCCGTGTTTACCGCCGAACAGAAGCCGTTCGAAGTTGAACTGGCAGTGGCCGAGGTTGGTGCCACGCAGGCTGAGGATCATTTGTACCGGCTGACGTTCGACGGCTCAATCGCGGACGAACACAGCTTCGTGGTGATGGGTGGCCAGGCTGACCGCGTCGCCTCAGCCATTGACCAGGGCTGGCGGGCGTCACTGGGCTTCCCGGACGCCGTCCGCCTCGCCCTCAACGGCCTCGCTCCCGCACCCGAGGCTGAAGAAACGGCCAAGCCGGTCCCGGCACGCGCGATTGAAGTGGCGGTCCTTGACCGGCACTCAGAGGAAGTCCGCGGCGCCCGCCGCGCCTTCCGCAGGCTCAACGACGCAGACATCACTGCATTGCTGGCGTAGGAGGAGAGATGGACAAGAGAATCTTCGGCATCGAAACAGAATTCGGAATCTCGTATTCAAGCCCCGATTCGAGGCCTCTTGCCCCGGAGGAGGTAGCCCGCTACCTGTTCCGCAAGGTTGTCAGCTGGGGCCGTTCGTCCAACGTATTCCTCACAAACGGTTCCCGGCTCTACCTGGACGTCGGATCCCACCCCGAGTACGCCACGGCAGAGTGCGACGATCTTGCCCAGCTCATTGCGCATGACCGCGCCGGCGAACTCATCCTGGACGACCTCGTGGACGAAGCACAGGCCCGCCTCGCCGCCGAGGGCTTCAACGGCACGGTCTACCTGTTCAAGAACAACACCGATTCCGCCGGCAACTCCTACGGCAGCCACGAGAACTACCTGATTCCGAGGCGGGGTGAGTTCTCCCGGCTCGCCGAGATTCTGATCCCGTTCCTGGTCACCCGCCAGCTCATCGCCGGGGCCGGGAAGATCCTGAAGACACCGCACGGGGCAACCTACGCTTTTTCCCAGCGGGCGGACCACATCTGGGAAGGCGTATCCTCCGCCACCACCCGGTCGCGCCCCATCATCAACACCCGGGACGAGCCGCACGCGGACGCTGAGTTCTACCGCCGGCTGCATGTCATTGTGGGCGATTCCAACATGTCGGAGACCACCGCCCTGATGAAGGTTGGCACCGTCGACCTGGTCCTGCGGATGATCGAAGCCGGCGTCATCATGCGGGACATGCGGATGGAAAACCCCATCCGCAGCATCCGCGAAATCTCCCACGACCTCAGCGGCCGCGCACTGGTCAGGCTGGCCAACGGCCGCCAACTGACAGCACTGGAAATCCAGCAGGAGTACCTGACGAAAGTCACCGCGTTCGTGCGGGAACATGGTGCCCACAACCCCCACGTACCGCTGATCCTGGACTTGTGGGAGCGCACGCTCAAGGCCATCGAAAGCGGCGACACACGCAGCATTGACACCGAAATTGACTGGGCCATTAAGAAGAAGCTCATGGACAGCTACCGCGAACGCCACGGGCTGGGCCTGGATGCGCCGCGGATTGCCCAACTGGACCTGACCTACCACGACATCTCGCGGAGCCGGGGCCTGTACTACCTGCTGCAGTCCCGTGGAGCCGTCCGCCGCCTGGTGGACGACACCGTAGTCAAGGACGCCGTGGACGCACCGCCGCAGACCACCCGGGCCAAACTCCGTGGCGACTTTGTCCGCCGGGCGCAGGAGCTGGGACGTGACTACACGGTGGACTGGGTGCACCTGAAGCTGAACGACCGTGCCCACCAGACAATCCTGTGCAAGGACCCGTTCAGGAGTGTTGACGACCGGGTTGATGCCCTCCTGGACTCTATGGGCTGACACCCAGCTTCACGGGCTATTCTGGATAAGGCCCTTTTAAGGTGCCCGCAGCGATGCTGTCCGCTGCCATGCGGAACATCGCGTCCACCCTGCCCCGACGAAAGTTCTTTACGTGCGCCGACTACTAGCAATCCTCCTGCCCGGCCTGCTGCTGCTCACCGCCTGCGGAGGTTCCACCGCAGAGCCGGAACCCACCAGCCAGTCCGCTGGCGACACTGCCAAGTTCGACACCCTCAAGCTGACCGACAACGGGGAAAAGAAGGCCCCGGGCGTGGACTTCCCCAAGCCGTTCGAAGTGGCTGAGCCCACCGTCAAGGTTGTCACTGAGGGTACCGGTGACACCGTCAAGGCAAACCAGATCGCCAACATCTCGGTCCTCGCCCTCAACGGTGCAGACGGCTCCACCCTGGAAGACACCTTCCCCAGCGAGCCCGAACCCCTCGAACTCAACGACGACCTCAAGACCAACAGCGCCGTCATTTACAACGCTTTCGTGGGTGCGAAGGTCGGCTCCAGCATTGCACTTGCCGTGCCGGGACAGAAGAGTGCCCCCGCAGCCAGCCCCAGCCCCTCAGCCGGAGCCACCCCAGCGCCGAGCGCCCCGGCCAGCCCCACCCAGCTCTTGATCATCAAGGTGCTTTCCGCCGCTGACGCGACTCCTGCACTGGACAAGCCCCAGGGCGAAACCGTAACCCCGCCGGCAGGCCTGCCCACCGTGACGGAGAAAGACGGCAAACCGGAAATCAACGTTGAAGGCGCCGCAGCCCCCACCGCGCTGGTCTCCCAGGACCTCATCAAGGGCACCGGGGCGACCGTCAAGGAGACTGACACCCTGACGGTCAACTACGTGGGCGTCAACCTGGTGGGCGGCACCAAGTTCGACTCCAGCTTCGACCGCGGCGAACCGGCGAGCT
It encodes the following:
- the pafA gene encoding Pup--protein ligase — protein: MDKRIFGIETEFGISYSSPDSRPLAPEEVARYLFRKVVSWGRSSNVFLTNGSRLYLDVGSHPEYATAECDDLAQLIAHDRAGELILDDLVDEAQARLAAEGFNGTVYLFKNNTDSAGNSYGSHENYLIPRRGEFSRLAEILIPFLVTRQLIAGAGKILKTPHGATYAFSQRADHIWEGVSSATTRSRPIINTRDEPHADAEFYRRLHVIVGDSNMSETTALMKVGTVDLVLRMIEAGVIMRDMRMENPIRSIREISHDLSGRALVRLANGRQLTALEIQQEYLTKVTAFVREHGAHNPHVPLILDLWERTLKAIESGDTRSIDTEIDWAIKKKLMDSYRERHGLGLDAPRIAQLDLTYHDISRSRGLYYLLQSRGAVRRLVDDTVVKDAVDAPPQTTRAKLRGDFVRRAQELGRDYTVDWVHLKLNDRAHQTILCKDPFRSVDDRVDALLDSMG
- a CDS encoding ubiquitin-like protein Pup; the protein is MAGQEQQQPQSRDSQVDEDIPEAPPAPPEAQASASTEGVDDLLDEIDGVLESNAEEFVRAFVQKGGQ
- the prcA gene encoding proteasome subunit alpha, translated to MTQQFYVSPEQLMKDRADFARKGIARGKSVVVISCEDGIALVAENPSPSLHKIGEIYDKIAFAAVGKYNEFESLRQAGVRYADVRGYSYDREDVTARGLASVYAQSLGAVFTAEQKPFEVELAVAEVGATQAEDHLYRLTFDGSIADEHSFVVMGGQADRVASAIDQGWRASLGFPDAVRLALNGLAPAPEAEETAKPVPARAIEVAVLDRHSEEVRGARRAFRRLNDADITALLA
- a CDS encoding FKBP-type peptidyl-prolyl cis-trans isomerase, giving the protein MRRLLAILLPGLLLLTACGGSTAEPEPTSQSAGDTAKFDTLKLTDNGEKKAPGVDFPKPFEVAEPTVKVVTEGTGDTVKANQIANISVLALNGADGSTLEDTFPSEPEPLELNDDLKTNSAVIYNAFVGAKVGSSIALAVPGQKSAPAASPSPSAGATPAPSAPASPTQLLIIKVLSAADATPALDKPQGETVTPPAGLPTVTEKDGKPEINVEGAAAPTALVSQDLIKGTGATVKETDTLTVNYVGVNLVGGTKFDSSFDRGEPASFGLNQVIKGWTQGLAGKTVGSRVLLVIPKDLAYGDAGQGEAKGDLVFVVDILGAK
- the prcB gene encoding proteasome subunit beta, whose amino-acid sequence is MQESTANKVAANATSSFTEHLQRDRPELLPFNRPGQGGATAAAPPQVPHATTIVAMSYSGGVLMAGDRRATMGNVIASRHIEKVFPADRYSVLGIAGTAGIAIDLTRLFQVELEHYEKIEGTLLSLEGKANRLGAMIRGNLPLALQGLAVVPLFAGFDTSAGVGRLFSYDVTGGRYEEHEHHTVGSGSVFARGALKKLWRPNLSAEEAVSVAIEALFDAADDDSATGGPDTVRRLWPVVYTVDSTGTRRVAEEQLAAASLSVIEARTVAGREA
- the dop gene encoding depupylase/deamidase Dop yields the protein MRVMGAETEYGIHAPTAPTANATMMSARVVQAYAQVTRQRAAGGAETRWDYTDEEPLHDARGWTVDRESAHPSQLTDQPPVLDAEAVALAYGREDLDLDGQDESGSLLMNMVLGNGARLYVDHAHPEYSSPEVTNPRDAVAWDAAGDLVRCGAAVRRLAADPDLPPVNLYKNNTDNKSVSYGSHENYLMPRSVPFADIVRGLTPFFVSRQAVCGAGRLGIGQDSSTAGYQISQRADFFEAEVGLETTIRRPIINTRDEPHATADKYRRLHVIIGDANLSQVSNYLKFGTTAMVLSLIEAGLAPKVEVHEPVRALQAISHDTSLTATVRLADGRRVTALDLQWMYHEAAAKLAQETGVGDAVDGDGHTHEVLERWAEVLTQLDSNRAAAASSVEWLAKLSLLDGYRQRDGLEWDDARLGLVDLQWADIRPEKGLYYRMLARNRMQRVVEDAAISAAVGQPPADTRAFFRGKCISSFGKDVVGASWDSVIFDVPGYGRLQRVPTREPLRGTKALTGALFERYREAGPFLGELLGHNTAPPAA